A section of the Candidatus Neomarinimicrobiota bacterium genome encodes:
- a CDS encoding sialate O-acetylesterase: MARSRFEIMMGRSFRIISLKIILTSFSVLYGEDLTIASVFGNHMVFQQGVSIPVWGNAEPNDSLTITLGSRSIQTIVDEKGNWHVSFRKRRVSHNPIELAVRSKTGQIIIRDILVGEVWICTGQSNMEWPLSASDTGHEAIEDSNNNNLRLLNFKKGLSTYNVPYLGDDINKLFPNQFYSGEWKISSPESAAPFSGVGYFFGEKLQDELNVPVGLINVSVGGSPAEAWIRKEALASHPQLKIMVEGDWFKNKALEPWTVERGNENLTQAIEKGLPIPEDELGYNHPFKPGFLWEAGMKPMIQLPVSGVVWYQGESNAVSDWRVAQHESLLKLLIQDWREQFQKDDMPFLFVQLPGMKRPHWVEFRVSQQKVHDAVSNTGMAITMDVGNPTDVHPKRKQPVGDRLARIALEQFYGKNIISHGPTLKSKRFRKGKLELRFDHIVKGLKTKNGMPPTGFELMDEAGEWYNAEAKIFGLNKILLSNMEIMNPKAIRYGWSPYPEPALNLINSVGLPMAPFINYE; this comes from the coding sequence ATGGCTAGAAGCAGATTTGAAATCATGATGGGCCGATCATTCAGGATAATCTCTTTAAAGATTATTCTTACTTCTTTTTCCGTCCTTTATGGTGAGGATTTAACCATTGCAAGTGTGTTTGGTAATCATATGGTATTTCAACAGGGCGTATCAATACCAGTTTGGGGAAATGCAGAACCAAATGATTCATTAACCATTACACTGGGTTCAAGGTCAATCCAAACTATCGTAGATGAAAAGGGTAATTGGCATGTCAGTTTCCGAAAAAGAAGGGTCAGTCATAACCCTATTGAGCTTGCGGTTCGTTCAAAAACTGGCCAAATTATTATCCGCGATATTCTCGTTGGAGAAGTTTGGATTTGTACCGGCCAATCCAATATGGAATGGCCTTTATCTGCAAGTGATACGGGGCATGAAGCTATAGAGGATTCAAATAATAATAATCTTAGACTTTTAAACTTTAAAAAAGGACTATCTACATATAATGTACCTTATTTGGGTGATGACATAAATAAATTATTTCCAAATCAATTTTATAGTGGTGAATGGAAAATTAGCTCACCTGAGAGTGCAGCGCCTTTTTCTGGTGTTGGATATTTCTTTGGAGAAAAACTTCAAGATGAATTGAATGTGCCAGTGGGATTAATCAATGTATCTGTAGGTGGCTCACCTGCTGAAGCATGGATTAGAAAAGAAGCATTGGCATCTCATCCTCAACTCAAAATTATGGTTGAGGGCGATTGGTTCAAGAATAAAGCATTGGAACCATGGACTGTGGAACGCGGGAATGAAAATTTAACACAGGCCATTGAAAAAGGTTTACCTATCCCCGAGGATGAACTGGGGTACAACCATCCCTTTAAGCCCGGATTTTTGTGGGAAGCGGGAATGAAGCCAATGATCCAATTACCTGTTTCGGGTGTCGTCTGGTATCAAGGTGAATCAAATGCGGTGAGTGACTGGCGGGTTGCACAGCATGAATCATTACTAAAACTTTTAATCCAAGACTGGCGAGAACAGTTTCAGAAGGATGATATGCCATTTTTATTCGTACAATTACCCGGAATGAAAAGACCGCACTGGGTTGAGTTTCGTGTCAGCCAGCAAAAAGTTCATGATGCAGTATCCAATACGGGTATGGCAATTACCATGGATGTGGGGAATCCAACAGATGTTCATCCCAAACGAAAGCAGCCTGTGGGTGACCGTCTTGCTCGTATCGCCTTGGAGCAATTCTATGGGAAGAATATTATAAGTCATGGACCCACGCTTAAGTCTAAACGATTTAGAAAAGGAAAATTAGAACTTAGATTTGACCACATTGTTAAGGGATTAAAAACCAAAAATGGTATGCCACCAACTGGATTTGAATTAATGGATGAAGCAGGGGAATGGTACAATGCGGAAGCAAAGATTTTCGGATTAAATAAAATCCTTTTAAGCAATATGGAAATCATGAATCCGAAAGCAATTCGTTATGGTTGGTCGCCTTATCCGGAACCGGCTTTAAACCTTATTAATTCGGTGGGGTTACCTATGGCACCCTTTATTAATTATGAATAA
- a CDS encoding DUF1080 domain-containing protein, giving the protein MKQKIFYQLAVFQILFTGLTGQNNDGWKPLFDGVSLDGWNQKGGQAIYEVNDKMIVGKTVANSPNSFLCSNETYSDFILEYEVFVDAELNSGVQIRSNSFENYRNGRVHGYQVEVDPTPRAFTGGIYDESRRGWIYPLSRNEKGLAAFKNGMWNHFRVEAVGNTIRTWVNGIMCVNLVDELTDSGFIGLQVHSIYSPELVGRIVKWRNIRIKTKNLGIDRKSVDPQVDEISFLNNKLTEIEKRKGWRLLFDGQSMKGWRGAKLNHFPKKGWQVKKGELTVIATDGGESTGPGDIITKDLFSDFELVLDFNITEGANSGIKYFVDPELNKAVGSAIGCEFQILDDKKHPDAKKGIAGNRTVGSLYDLMAAEGLTIAGRGKQFKGVGAWNRARIVSKNGHVEHWLNGEKVLEYDRFSQMFRALVSGSKYAKWPDFGQWPKGHILLQDHGDTVHFRNIKIREL; this is encoded by the coding sequence ATGAAGCAGAAAATATTTTATCAATTAGCGGTGTTCCAAATTTTGTTCACTGGTTTAACCGGACAAAATAACGATGGTTGGAAACCATTATTTGACGGTGTGAGTTTGGATGGTTGGAATCAAAAAGGCGGGCAGGCTATTTATGAAGTGAATGATAAAATGATTGTGGGTAAGACTGTAGCCAATTCACCTAATAGTTTTCTCTGCTCGAATGAAACTTATTCCGATTTTATCCTGGAGTATGAGGTATTTGTGGATGCTGAACTTAATTCCGGCGTTCAGATTCGCAGCAACAGTTTTGAGAATTACCGTAATGGAAGGGTGCATGGATACCAAGTTGAGGTGGACCCAACACCAAGGGCATTTACGGGTGGGATTTATGATGAATCCCGGAGGGGATGGATATACCCCTTGTCTCGAAACGAAAAGGGACTTGCAGCTTTTAAAAATGGAATGTGGAATCATTTTCGAGTTGAAGCTGTGGGAAATACAATTCGGACGTGGGTTAATGGAATAATGTGTGTGAATTTGGTAGATGAATTGACGGATTCTGGTTTCATTGGTCTGCAAGTTCATTCTATATATTCTCCTGAATTGGTGGGGCGAATTGTCAAATGGCGAAATATTCGGATCAAAACTAAAAATCTAGGAATCGACCGTAAATCTGTTGACCCCCAAGTGGATGAAATAAGTTTTTTAAACAATAAGCTCACCGAAATAGAAAAAAGAAAAGGATGGCGTCTTCTATTTGATGGCCAATCTATGAAGGGGTGGCGCGGTGCCAAATTGAATCATTTTCCTAAAAAGGGATGGCAAGTCAAAAAAGGTGAATTAACTGTGATTGCGACAGACGGAGGTGAATCCACGGGTCCCGGCGATATTATTACCAAAGATCTATTTAGTGATTTCGAATTAGTATTGGATTTCAATATCACCGAGGGTGCTAATAGCGGAATCAAATATTTTGTGGACCCGGAGTTAAATAAAGCAGTGGGATCGGCCATTGGGTGTGAATTCCAAATTCTCGACGATAAGAAACATCCGGACGCTAAAAAAGGAATCGCCGGAAATCGAACGGTGGGATCACTCTATGATCTTATGGCGGCAGAAGGGTTAACGATTGCGGGACGGGGAAAACAATTTAAGGGTGTGGGTGCATGGAATAGGGCCCGGATCGTATCCAAAAACGGCCATGTGGAACATTGGTTAAATGGTGAAAAAGTTCTGGAATATGACCGCTTTTCACAAATGTTCAGAGCTCTTGTTTCGGGGAGTAAATATGCCAAATGGCCGGACTTTGGACAATGGCCAAAGGGGCACATCCTGTTGCAGGACCACGGCGATACAGTCCATTTTCGAAATATTAAAATCCGGGAGTTATAA
- a CDS encoding N-acetylneuraminate lyase yields the protein MKHKKLTGLIAAVHTPVHEDFSLNLDCVKTQAQHLAKCGVAGIYVSGTTGEGQSFSPQERSDLFQAWGQVAQENNLTFIAHIGHNDQDEALNLALAANDAGADILSAMGPPKQKINNATALVDWINPITDIVSNLPFYYYESPAISGVAVDMVEFLELADKKLKTLVGLKFNNPDLDMLQRCMAVQNGKFDILFGVDEMLIEGLDHGCKGAVGSTYNFAAPIYHKLVSAYNSGNHSEAQKLQKYSIQFIDIIAKYDFLPTAKALMKKFGVDCGPARPPHRQLSKNEIETLYNELDQINFFERANEHTK from the coding sequence ATGAAGCATAAAAAATTAACAGGACTTATCGCAGCAGTCCATACACCAGTACATGAGGATTTTTCATTAAATCTGGATTGTGTGAAAACTCAGGCACAACATTTGGCTAAGTGTGGTGTGGCCGGTATATATGTTAGCGGTACAACGGGGGAAGGGCAGTCCTTTAGTCCCCAAGAAAGATCTGATCTCTTTCAAGCATGGGGACAAGTAGCACAAGAAAACAATTTAACATTTATCGCTCATATTGGCCATAATGACCAGGATGAAGCATTGAATCTTGCGTTAGCCGCCAATGATGCCGGTGCTGATATTTTGAGCGCCATGGGGCCACCAAAACAGAAAATTAATAATGCTACAGCACTCGTTGATTGGATAAACCCAATTACAGATATTGTGTCTAATTTGCCTTTTTATTATTATGAAAGTCCTGCCATAAGTGGTGTGGCAGTTGACATGGTTGAATTTTTAGAATTAGCAGATAAAAAACTAAAAACACTTGTTGGTTTAAAATTTAATAATCCCGATTTAGATATGCTTCAACGATGCATGGCAGTCCAGAATGGAAAGTTTGATATTCTATTTGGGGTTGATGAAATGCTAATTGAAGGATTAGATCATGGCTGCAAGGGTGCCGTAGGGAGTACCTATAATTTTGCGGCACCAATTTATCATAAATTAGTTTCAGCTTATAATTCCGGGAATCATTCAGAGGCACAAAAACTCCAGAAATATTCAATTCAATTTATAGATATTATAGCCAAGTATGATTTCTTACCAACGGCAAAAGCACTCATGAAAAAGTTTGGTGTAGATTGTGGACCTGCACGACCGCCCCATCGGCAGTTATCAAAAAATGAAATTGAAACACTGTATAATGAATTAGATCAAATTAATTTTTTTGAAAGAGCAAATGAACACACAAAGTAA
- a CDS encoding Gfo/Idh/MocA family oxidoreductase, with product MENRRNFLKKTSFAIGGLSLGLGPMILKGRSKNDIINVGVIGTGDRGTGLIRIMKNIPELRVLGCCDIIPFRLEAALSHADEKATGYTDYRKMIENKDIDAIIISTPFSLHNDMALDVLNSEKHIYCEKTMVRGIRETIQLVKKVQRSKHIFQVGHQYHHSRLYLEIIEQIRSGYIGDVTTFECQWNRNGNWRRPVPNPKWERMINWRMYREYSGGLAAELSSHQIDFCNWVTGNHIERMTGFGGIDYWKDGRETFDNIHLTAAYPNGVKARFTCMTNNAHNGYMIVVKGTKGTFVIKPTSATIYVESNLVKNLGLVDGVSGATIQNLKEGKGQKLDTHHGDPTKQALLDFAENIRENKKPLSNVESGALVSISVQMALDALHKGGIQKWKSDYDI from the coding sequence ATGGAAAATAGAAGAAACTTTTTGAAAAAAACATCCTTTGCGATTGGAGGCCTTTCATTGGGATTAGGTCCAATGATATTAAAAGGCCGAAGTAAAAACGATATTATCAATGTGGGTGTAATTGGAACCGGGGACCGGGGAACTGGATTGATCCGCATCATGAAAAATATACCCGAATTGCGGGTATTGGGATGTTGTGATATCATCCCATTTAGACTTGAAGCTGCCCTTTCCCATGCAGACGAAAAGGCTACCGGGTACACCGATTATCGCAAGATGATTGAGAATAAGGATATTGATGCAATCATTATATCAACACCTTTCAGTCTGCACAATGACATGGCATTAGACGTATTGAATTCGGAAAAACATATTTACTGTGAAAAGACCATGGTACGAGGAATTAGAGAAACAATACAATTGGTCAAAAAGGTTCAAAGGTCTAAGCATATATTTCAAGTCGGTCATCAATACCATCATTCCCGGTTGTACTTGGAAATAATTGAGCAGATCAGAAGTGGATATATTGGCGATGTTACCACATTTGAATGCCAGTGGAATCGAAATGGTAATTGGCGTCGGCCTGTGCCTAACCCCAAATGGGAACGCATGATTAACTGGCGTATGTACCGTGAATATTCCGGCGGACTTGCGGCAGAATTATCGTCCCATCAAATAGATTTCTGTAATTGGGTCACCGGCAATCACATTGAAAGAATGACAGGATTTGGCGGGATTGATTATTGGAAAGACGGCCGGGAAACTTTTGATAATATCCATTTGACTGCAGCTTATCCAAATGGTGTGAAGGCTCGCTTCACATGTATGACCAATAACGCCCATAACGGTTATATGATTGTCGTAAAAGGAACCAAAGGAACTTTTGTTATCAAGCCGACGAGCGCAACCATTTATGTTGAATCCAATCTAGTGAAGAATTTGGGATTAGTAGATGGTGTATCAGGTGCAACAATACAGAATTTGAAAGAAGGGAAAGGCCAGAAGTTAGATACTCATCATGGAGATCCCACAAAGCAAGCACTTCTTGATTTCGCGGAAAATATCAGGGAGAATAAAAAACCACTTTCAAATGTAGAGTCCGGGGCGCTGGTTTCCATATCAGTCCAAATGGCTTTGGATGCTTTGCATAAAGGGGGGATACAAAAATGGAAAAGTGATTATGATATTTAA
- a CDS encoding sodium/solute symporter (Members of the Solute:Sodium Symporter (SSS), TC 2.A.21 as described in tcdb.org, catalyze solute:Na+ symport. Known solutes for members of the family include sugars, amino acids, nucleosides, inositols, vitamins, urea or anions, depending on the system.) has protein sequence MNKKIFIVFASVCSMLWATQSLAWNKLPDLPNPLGVAGPFVGIHNDVLILSGGANFPNGVPWEKTDDGFNSPKIYNDQIHVLIKNGNDYSWYNSPVTLPRSLAYGVSIPTINGIICIGGEWKNHEKNPKTKSYKTSSGISDKIFVIQWKDEIQISDKWFLPGEDENTIVDIPNLPQSTTAMAGAIIDNKIYIVGGDSEAGATHNFWMLDLNNRTSPENYKWQSLQAWNGAPRTHLLAVSQNDGREESLFIFSGRANINGQWQMLTDAHKYVPSRGEWESLGNIQVEGDLEPRCVMAGTVAKMGVNHLAVFGGADGKGFLYLTKLAEQISRAEVNGNQQEKDRIKKEQQQFLNNHHGFSNDILLYNTVTNRWSKYGDFPGSSHVTTSAIQWGESIIIPSGEISPGIRSPQIWEMKPMESKGGFGTLNWVVLGIYLIVLVGIGFWVSKRGKTTDDYFLAGRRIPWWAAGLSIYSTQLSAITYLAIPAKTFATDWVRFLIQLGIIACAPIVVYFFLPFFRRLNVTSAYEYLEMRFSLGIRLLGSSSFVIFQLARMGIVILLPALALSAVTGLDVVVCIIMMGILSTFYTVLGGIEAVIWTDVLQTGVLLGGAIVALFIIMMNIDGGLASALSHASEQGKLTWVNLDWNLKDDTLGVILLGAIFTVLLPYTTDQAVVQRYLTTADENQSAKAIYTNGILAIPGSILFFSLGTALFIYFQQFPSHLPPFDKADQVFPIFIVNELPAGLAGLLIAGVFAAAMSSLDSSMHSIATVLTTDFIQRLRPGQKNLLSIAKKITLVLGVMGTVSAIVIASTDVKHLWDYLMDIIGLLLGALGGLFMLGIFTKRVNAIHAWIGVTACVLSLWWVKNYTDLNGLLYGAIGTGSCFFMGYLASKLLPQKNRELKGLTWYTRDRI, from the coding sequence ATGAATAAAAAAATATTTATAGTATTTGCATCGGTGTGTTCCATGCTTTGGGCCACACAATCATTGGCATGGAATAAACTCCCTGATTTACCAAACCCATTGGGTGTTGCCGGTCCATTTGTAGGGATCCATAATGATGTTCTGATTTTGAGTGGAGGCGCCAATTTCCCAAATGGAGTACCGTGGGAAAAAACAGATGATGGATTCAATTCACCTAAGATTTATAACGATCAAATTCATGTATTAATTAAAAATGGTAATGATTATAGTTGGTATAATAGTCCGGTAACGTTACCCCGAAGTCTTGCTTATGGTGTATCTATTCCCACTATTAATGGGATAATTTGTATTGGTGGCGAATGGAAGAACCACGAGAAAAATCCAAAAACAAAATCATACAAAACGTCTTCTGGTATTTCAGATAAAATATTTGTGATTCAATGGAAGGATGAAATACAAATTTCTGATAAATGGTTTTTACCAGGTGAGGATGAAAACACTATTGTGGATATTCCAAATTTGCCTCAATCAACAACCGCAATGGCCGGGGCAATCATTGATAATAAAATTTATATTGTTGGTGGCGATAGTGAGGCAGGAGCTACACATAATTTCTGGATGTTAGATTTGAATAATCGTACATCACCGGAAAATTATAAATGGCAATCACTACAAGCTTGGAATGGGGCGCCTAGAACCCATTTGTTAGCTGTCAGCCAAAACGACGGAAGGGAAGAAAGTCTTTTTATTTTTAGCGGCCGTGCAAATATCAATGGTCAGTGGCAGATGCTCACTGACGCACATAAGTATGTTCCCAGTCGAGGCGAATGGGAATCTCTTGGGAATATCCAAGTGGAGGGTGACCTCGAACCAAGATGCGTCATGGCGGGAACAGTGGCAAAGATGGGTGTTAACCATCTTGCAGTTTTTGGCGGCGCCGACGGAAAAGGATTTTTATATTTAACAAAATTGGCTGAACAGATATCTCGAGCAGAAGTAAATGGGAATCAACAAGAAAAGGATCGAATTAAGAAAGAACAACAGCAATTTTTGAATAACCATCATGGTTTTAGTAATGATATTCTTCTTTATAATACGGTCACCAATCGTTGGTCAAAGTATGGCGATTTTCCCGGTAGCAGTCATGTAACGACATCAGCCATCCAATGGGGAGAATCCATCATTATTCCCAGCGGTGAGATCAGTCCGGGGATACGGTCACCCCAGATATGGGAAATGAAACCAATGGAATCAAAAGGTGGGTTTGGTACATTAAATTGGGTTGTATTGGGAATTTACTTAATCGTCCTGGTGGGGATAGGTTTTTGGGTGTCAAAGAGAGGAAAGACCACCGATGACTACTTTTTAGCAGGGCGACGAATTCCATGGTGGGCTGCAGGGTTAAGCATTTATTCAACCCAGCTCAGCGCTATAACTTATTTGGCAATTCCAGCCAAAACATTTGCCACGGATTGGGTTCGCTTTCTGATCCAATTGGGTATCATTGCCTGTGCCCCCATAGTGGTTTATTTCTTTTTACCATTTTTTCGTCGACTTAATGTAACCAGTGCGTATGAATATTTAGAAATGCGGTTTAGCCTTGGAATTCGATTATTAGGTAGCAGTTCATTTGTGATTTTTCAACTCGCTCGAATGGGAATTGTAATCCTGTTGCCTGCACTGGCTCTTTCTGCGGTAACAGGACTTGATGTAGTTGTTTGCATTATTATGATGGGTATCCTCAGTACTTTTTATACAGTACTCGGCGGAATCGAAGCCGTTATATGGACAGATGTATTACAAACAGGTGTGCTTCTGGGTGGTGCTATAGTTGCTTTATTTATCATAATGATGAATATAGATGGTGGCTTGGCAAGTGCATTATCTCATGCTTCTGAACAGGGAAAATTGACTTGGGTGAATTTGGATTGGAATCTAAAAGATGATACCCTTGGCGTTATTTTACTGGGAGCCATATTTACCGTATTACTGCCCTATACAACGGACCAGGCAGTTGTGCAGCGATATTTGACAACTGCGGATGAAAATCAATCGGCTAAAGCTATTTATACGAATGGAATATTAGCTATACCAGGTTCAATATTATTTTTCAGTTTAGGCACAGCCCTATTCATTTATTTTCAACAATTTCCTTCCCATTTACCACCTTTCGATAAAGCAGATCAAGTTTTCCCAATTTTTATCGTCAACGAACTGCCTGCTGGATTGGCTGGTCTGCTGATAGCCGGCGTATTTGCCGCTGCCATGAGTAGTTTGGATTCCAGTATGCATTCCATTGCCACTGTGCTAACGACTGATTTTATTCAACGCCTTCGACCAGGACAAAAGAACCTCTTATCTATTGCTAAAAAAATAACCCTAGTTTTGGGGGTGATGGGTACTGTTTCGGCAATCGTTATTGCTTCAACAGATGTGAAGCATTTATGGGATTACCTCATGGATATTATCGGCCTTTTGCTTGGAGCATTAGGCGGTCTATTTATGTTGGGCATATTCACGAAACGTGTCAATGCCATCCATGCATGGATAGGTGTTACAGCATGTGTTTTGTCCTTATGGTGGGTAAAAAATTATACCGATCTCAATGGGTTGCTTTACGGCGCTATCGGTACAGGAAGTTGTTTTTTTATGGGATATTTAGCCAGCAAACTATTACCTCAAAAAAATCGAGAGTTAAAGGGCCTTACATGGTACACGCGAGATCGTATTTAA
- a CDS encoding Gfo/Idh/MocA family oxidoreductase: MGKKMKKDISRRSFIKTTSLGSVGLASGVVMLPSSAKSYGNIMGSNDRINIAIQGLGRRLGGYVESIERKESNVRLLYLCDVMESQREKASKRFEGKITNKPILENDIRIVLEDKDLDAVFMATPDHWHTPGAIMAMKAGKHVYLEKPCSHNPEENEQVVYCQKKYNKVVQMGNQQRSSLESAEIIKEIHDGIIGVTYKAIAYYTNKRGEVPVPEKAPPPTGLDWELFQGPSPRKKYMHDTWDYNWHWYGWDFGTAEMGNNATHELDIARWALDVGYPKQVDVYSGKFQHVNDGWDMYDTMEATFKFSNKKVIQWDGNSRNGFKKYPKGRGTIIYGSEGSVFLDRGGYELFDLKGELIKEKIIDGKESGVALGGGGSLSTRHAVNFFETIRGKEKLNSPIDEGAVSQMLTHYANISSRIGKSININQINGKVVDRGAMKLWTREYEPGWKPKV, encoded by the coding sequence ATGGGTAAAAAAATGAAAAAAGATATTTCTCGTAGATCATTTATTAAAACCACAAGCTTAGGGTCGGTTGGTTTGGCCAGTGGCGTTGTAATGCTACCATCAAGTGCGAAGTCCTATGGGAATATTATGGGCTCAAATGATAGAATCAATATTGCCATCCAAGGTTTAGGGCGACGATTAGGTGGTTACGTGGAATCAATTGAAAGAAAAGAAAGCAATGTTCGTTTATTGTATTTATGTGATGTAATGGAAAGCCAAAGAGAAAAAGCATCTAAGCGATTTGAAGGTAAAATAACCAATAAACCCATACTCGAAAATGATATTCGAATCGTATTAGAAGATAAAGACTTAGATGCTGTTTTTATGGCAACGCCAGACCATTGGCATACTCCGGGGGCCATCATGGCTATGAAGGCGGGTAAACATGTCTATTTAGAAAAACCATGCAGCCATAACCCTGAAGAGAATGAACAAGTTGTTTACTGTCAGAAAAAATACAACAAAGTTGTTCAAATGGGTAATCAACAAAGATCATCTCTGGAATCTGCAGAAATAATCAAGGAAATTCACGATGGAATCATTGGAGTAACTTATAAAGCGATTGCTTATTACACCAATAAAAGGGGTGAAGTCCCTGTGCCCGAAAAGGCACCGCCACCAACAGGATTAGATTGGGAACTTTTTCAAGGGCCATCCCCTAGAAAAAAATATATGCATGATACATGGGATTATAACTGGCATTGGTACGGTTGGGATTTTGGGACTGCGGAAATGGGAAATAATGCCACCCATGAATTAGATATTGCCCGTTGGGCTTTAGATGTAGGCTATCCGAAACAAGTTGACGTTTACTCCGGTAAATTTCAGCATGTGAATGATGGGTGGGATATGTATGACACCATGGAAGCCACATTCAAATTTTCCAATAAAAAAGTGATTCAATGGGATGGGAATAGCCGGAATGGTTTCAAAAAATATCCGAAGGGCAGGGGGACTATTATTTATGGTTCTGAAGGATCTGTATTTCTGGATCGTGGGGGATATGAATTGTTTGATTTAAAAGGTGAATTAATCAAAGAAAAAATAATAGATGGGAAAGAAAGCGGTGTTGCCCTTGGGGGTGGCGGAAGTCTTTCTACAAGGCATGCAGTTAACTTTTTTGAAACAATAAGAGGAAAAGAAAAATTGAATTCCCCAATTGATGAAGGTGCTGTTTCTCAAATGTTAACCCATTATGCCAATATTTCATCAAGAATTGGAAAGTCTATAAATATTAATCAAATCAATGGCAAAGTAGTTGATCGCGGTGCAATGAAATTATGGACGCGAGAATATGAACCGGGCTGGAAGCCAAAAGTATAA
- a CDS encoding N-acylglucosamine 2-epimerase yields the protein MNTQSKKEFLEIYRDDLLNNIVPFWFPRAIDEKCGGYIISRNRDGSILDTDKSMWTQGRFSWLLASLYNTVEKREDWLKGALHGVEFITKHGFDIDGRMWFHVTREGKPIRKRRYVFTEFFAAKAYAACAKATGDEKLIERANDTYHLAKKYLLNPELSPKKFTATRPTRGLAIPMIRLGVAQEMRENLEDDSYTEEIDAAINEIRDYFVKPELECVMETVGENGEILDHFDGRTVNPGHAIEGAWFILLEARNRNNDPELVKLGCQMLDWMWKRGWDEEYGGIYYFRDVYGNPVQEYWHDMKQWWVQNETLLGTLLAFLITKEPRYEKMYRQIHDWSYAHFPDKKYGEWYGYLHRDGRVSVPLKGNMWKGPYHLPRMLLNSWKWLEADLKS from the coding sequence ATGAACACACAAAGTAAAAAAGAATTCTTAGAAATCTATCGAGACGATTTATTAAATAATATAGTTCCATTTTGGTTTCCCCGGGCAATCGATGAAAAGTGCGGTGGATATATTATTTCGCGTAATAGGGATGGGAGCATTCTTGATACGGATAAAAGTATGTGGACCCAAGGACGATTTTCATGGCTTTTAGCCTCCCTTTATAATACAGTTGAAAAGCGAGAAGATTGGTTAAAAGGTGCCCTCCATGGTGTAGAATTTATTACCAAACATGGTTTTGATATAGATGGGCGCATGTGGTTTCATGTAACAAGAGAAGGTAAGCCCATTCGGAAAAGACGATATGTATTTACTGAATTCTTTGCTGCTAAGGCTTATGCAGCATGTGCAAAAGCCACTGGGGATGAAAAATTGATTGAGCGGGCAAACGATACATATCATTTGGCTAAAAAGTATTTATTGAATCCTGAACTCAGTCCAAAAAAATTTACCGCCACTCGTCCCACTAGAGGATTGGCTATACCCATGATTCGATTAGGTGTTGCTCAAGAAATGCGGGAAAACTTGGAAGATGATTCCTACACTGAGGAAATTGATGCGGCAATTAATGAAATAAGAGATTATTTCGTGAAACCTGAGCTAGAATGCGTGATGGAAACGGTCGGTGAAAATGGGGAAATTCTAGACCACTTTGATGGTCGCACAGTTAATCCCGGTCATGCAATAGAAGGTGCATGGTTTATTCTTTTAGAAGCAAGAAATAGAAACAATGATCCTGAACTTGTTAAACTTGGTTGCCAGATGTTAGACTGGATGTGGAAACGGGGTTGGGATGAAGAATATGGTGGTATTTACTATTTTAGGGATGTGTATGGAAATCCCGTCCAAGAATATTGGCATGATATGAAACAGTGGTGGGTTCAAAATGAAACTCTTTTAGGAACACTTTTGGCTTTTCTCATTACCAAAGAACCGCGCTATGAAAAAATGTATCGCCAAATTCATGATTGGTCCTACGCTCATTTTCCAGATAAAAAATATGGCGAATGGTATGGATATCTTCACCGGGATGGTCGCGTATCCGTACCCTTAAAAGGAAATATGTGGAAGGGGCCATACCACTTGCCACGCATGCTTTTGAATAGTTGGAAATGGCTAGAAGCAGATTTGAAATCATGA